Genomic DNA from Myxococcota bacterium:
CATCGCTGGCCGCGGCGGCGGCTGCGCCGTCGCCCGCGCGCGAGCGTCCTCCGCGCGACCCGCGCGAGCGACGCGACCGACCCCGCGGCCGCTCCTCGCGATCGTCGCGGTTTTCACGCGAGCGTTCCTCGCGCGCTTCGCGCGGCGGCTGGGGTGCCTCGGCGATGGCCTCGCCGAGCACCGGCCGCGGGCGCGGCTCCAGGGTCCACTCGCCCCCGCGACGCGTGCGCGCGTCGAAGAAGGCGATCTCGGTGCCGAGCGCGGCGCTCGCTTCGAGGGCAATCGGTTCGAACTCCTGCGCGGCCAGCACCAGACGCGGCGGACCCGCCGACAAAGCCAGGCCGGCTTCGCGGGCGAGATGGGCCGCCACCTCGGGTGCGAGCGCGGCGCCGTCGAGGATCTCCGCGAGCTCGGTCAGGCCGAGCCGCTCCCGGGAGGCGCCGATGGTGATGCGCCCCTCGGCGTCGATCCCCACCCAGTCGATGGGCTCGCCCTCGAGCTGGGCAATCGGCCACAGGGCGCGGGCCACGACGGGCTGGGCCCGCTCGAGGATCGGCGCGAGGGCCGAACGGATCGCCGCTTCAGAGCCCCGCAAACGCCGGTCGTTCAGGAGCTTGCGGATCAACCCTTCGAGTCGATCCAGAGCGGTGGCGAGGTTCTCACCCGCACCCACCGGCAGGGAGGCGCGTTCGGGCTGGTAGACCTCGATGTTGACGCCGCCCGGCTCGGCCACGAGCGACGCACAGCGCCGCGCCAGGACCACCAGGTCCACCTGGCCGTCGGCGCCGCGGAGCGCCCCACCGTGCTTCGCCGCGAGCCCCTCGAGGCCCGCCAGCGCACGCCCGAAGGCCTCGCGGTCCCCACCGCGCTCGAGGCGCTGGGCCACCTGGGCCGGTGTCTGCAGCGGCGCGCCGGCCGTTTCCGGCGCCACCGACACCGGTTCCGTCGCGAGCGCGCTCGCGGTCAGGGACGTAAGCGGGAGCGGTGATTCCAGCAGTGCCAGCCGACGGCGATCGGCCACGCTCCAATCGGGAGCGACCGCGAACAGCCGGGGGGCCGGAGCGTCTTCCTGGCTTCGGCGCGATCCGAGCGCCAGGGCCGCGAGCGCCGCGTCCGCGCCGCGTTCGGGGGCGAAGGCGACACCGATTGCCTGGCCCGACGTGTCCTCGCCCACACCGAGTGCGGCGAAGTGTTCCGGCAGCCCCTCGATCTCGAGGGGTTCGAGATTCGCGGCGGGCACGGCCCCGACCTCGACGATCCGCGCCATCCAGTGGGCCGCGTCGATCGGCTGGGGAGTTCCTTCCGAGTTGCCGCGGCGTCGACCGCGACCGAAGCGTCGCTTCATGATCCATCCTCAGCGCGCTCCGCCAGGCAGCAGGCGGGAGCGCAGCGCAGCGCCGGCCACCGGGGCGAGCGGGCGCTGGCAAGCGCGCGGCGACTCGGTCCTCGGGGCGGCGACAGTGGGACGCCCTGCCACCGACGCGAGCGAGCTGCGAGCGCGGTGATCGGGCGGTTCAGGGGGGAACGCGAGTCCGTCATGCGGACTCTCCGGAGCTGGGCGACGCGTCGTCCGCGTCTTCGCCCTCACGCGCCCGCTGGAGGGCGGGCGCGAGGAGTCGTTCGAGCAAGCGGCGCGCCGTGGCACGCTGCGGAAAGGCGTCGTCCCGAAAGCCGGCGGCGACGGCCAGCGCGATGCGGGCGTCGTCGGTCTCGCCCTGCTTCCACCAGACGTAGGCCGTCTCGTCGAAGCGATGCGCCATGCGTTCGCGCTCGTCGGCATCGTAGATCTCGTCGAGCCCGCGCTCGAGCGCCGCATCGATCTGTTCTTCGCGTGCCGCTTCACTGACCACCACGACGCCCTTGCCGATCTCGCTGAGCGCGTCGATCAGCGACTGCACCCGCTCGAGACGCGGCGGCCACGGGCCGACCTGTCCGGTCTCGATCCAACCGTCGAGGGTCTCGCGATCGACGGACTCCGCGGCGTCGAGGGCGGCCACGGCCTGGGCGCCGGGTGTCGCCGTGTCCGCGGGCACGTCGGTCAACCGACTCCGCCATTCGGCGAAGGTGCGCGGCGCGGGACGCTCACCCGACTGCTGGCCGGCCACCCGTCCGATCAAGGCCTGGAGCGAAGCGCGCTCCACCTCGATCGTGGCCCACGGCTTGCGGCGCTCGCTGTCGCGGAGGAACTTGCGCGCGCGCGAACGGCCGGTCTCGTAGACATCGAAGTCGACGACCCCCCGAGCCTCGTCGAGCGCCAGCTCGAAGAGCCGCACGCCGCCGCCGGGCCGATCGGTCGCCAGGTAGGCCAGGCGGACCCCCTGCGGGTCGAGGGCGGTGATCCGCGCTTCGTCGACCGCGTCTTCGACGGGCGCCAACGTCGCGACCGTCTTCTTCGTCTCGGCCGGCGCCGCGACGGCTACGCCCTGGGATCGCAAGCGGTGGAGCACGCGACGCAGCGCCTTTCGCGCCGGCTTGGGCAGCGCGGCCGGGTCGAACGAGAGTACGGTCGACGCCAGCTCGGGCTCTTCCGCCCATGCCAGCGCGAGTTCGGCGCCCGCCTCGGGCTCCTGACTGAGCAGCCAACCGAGGAGCTCCTGTGCCTGGTCCGCGCTCAGGTTGTGCGCCAACTGGCCGGGATCGCCGTTCGCCGGACGAATCACGTCAGCGAGCGCGCCGAGCTCACTCGCCGCGCGCTCGAGGGCTTCGGGAAGCCCGATGTCGCTGCCGCTCATCCGGTCGATTCCGTTCTGATCCAGTCGAGATAGCCTGCGCTGCCCCCCTCGATGGGGAGCGCGATCACCTCGGGTAGCTCGTAAGGATGGAGGTCCTTCACCCGGGCCGCCACCGCGTCCACCTGGGCCGCCGTGGTCTTCAGGATCAGCAGGACCTCCGCGTCCACCTGGACCTCTCCCTCCCAGCGATAGATGGATTCCAGCCCCGGAACGACGTTTGCGCAGGCGATCCGGGCCTCGGACACCAGGGTGCGGGCGAGCTGGCGCGCCACCTCCAGATCGGGCGCGGTGACGAGCACCACGCGGGCGTCCGAGGGGGTCGTCACGCGCCACCCCCCAGTCGGGCGTGCTCCTCGAGCGCGAACCGATCCGTCATGCCCGCGATGTAGTCCGACACGCAACGGTGTTCCCCGTCGAGCGTGAACCGGGCGCGCACCCCACCGGGGAGCTGATTCCCGTCGGCCGTGTAGGCCGCGAACAGGTGACGCATCACCGGCTCGGCAGTCGCGTTGCGTTCCCGAACGTGCGCGTGGTGATAGAGGTGCTCCCGGAGGTAGTTCTTGAGCGCCGCGAACGCGTGCGCCAAGCCGGTTCCGAGGCCCACCCAGCGCGACTCGGTCGCGCGCACGGCGTCGACGTTCTGGGGCGGATGCTCCGACAGCCGCCCTCCGGTGCTCTCGATCAGGTCGGTCGACAGCTGGTTGATGAGTCCGCCGATCGTGAGCGAGCGCAACACGCCCGCAGGAGCGTCCGGGTGCGCGCGGCGCATCTCCGCGGCCATCTCCTTCCAGAGCGGCACCGCATCCAGCGCGTCGACGGTCAAGATTCCCGAGCGCAGCCCATCGTCGAGATCGTGTCCGGTGTAGGCGATCTCGTCGGAGTGGTCGGCGATCTG
This window encodes:
- the cutA gene encoding divalent-cation tolerance protein CutA — encoded protein: MTTPSDARVVLVTAPDLEVARQLARTLVSEARIACANVVPGLESIYRWEGEVQVDAEVLLILKTTAAQVDAVAARVKDLHPYELPEVIALPIEGGSAGYLDWIRTESTG
- a CDS encoding deoxyguanosinetriphosphate triphosphohydrolase, which encodes MTALRDRLAYEREERDRLAPWAVHSAASRGRLHVESEHPYRTAFARDRDRIVHSRAFRRLEYKTQVFVFHEGDHLRNRLTHTLEASQISRTIARALRLNEELAEAIVLAHDLGHTPFGHAGERVLAELMTDHGGFDHNRQSLRIVDWLEARYASFPGLNLSYETREGILKHGCHWEHPVEVPDATRQPCLEAQIADHSDEIAYTGHDLDDGLRSGILTVDALDAVPLWKEMAAEMRRAHPDAPAGVLRSLTIGGLINQLSTDLIESTGGRLSEHPPQNVDAVRATESRWVGLGTGLAHAFAALKNYLREHLYHHAHVRERNATAEPVMRHLFAAYTADGNQLPGGVRARFTLDGEHRCVSDYIAGMTDRFALEEHARLGGGA